A window of Ruminiclostridium herbifermentans genomic DNA:
TCTCAAGTATAAGTGCTCCCTCATGGCATGCATTTATACATAGACCGCAGCCATTACATTTCTCTTCATTTATATTGATTATTTTTCTTTTCATATTTACCTCCTTGATGAACATAAGTTCAAATAGATATTTTAAATAACATTGTTGATTTTATTTATTGCTATACGGTGAAAGTTCTTTAGTAATTGTGATTAAAATTAAATTATGATTTTTTTGAATTTCTCAAGCTTAATTATTGGTTAACTTATGAGTTTATTATAATATATAAAATAATAATATTTTGTAGCTGTGGATACAATTTGTCATACTTGTGAAACAGTTGGTTGCATAAGTTTAATTGATAACGAAGTTTACTAATAAAAAGTCTGCAGGCTGGTAGATATATAAAGGGTTTTTCAGCAAAACAAATACATGAATTAGTAAGGATAAGGTACTGCCGGAGGTAGATGTAAATATTGACAATATTAATATGAAAATGATATCATAATTATATCAAATGTATATAAATTTATATTGGAGGGATTGTCTATGAAGGAAATAGTAAGAAAAACCATGTCAGGTGGGTTAATGCTACTTATCTCATTTGCAATTTTAATTCTAAGTGTCGGTGTTTTTGTATTAGGTTTATACTCTGATAGCGGACTATTTTTAATAGTAGGTAGTTTGATGTTTTTTATATTTATCTTTATATTACCTGGATTTTTTACTATTCAACCTAATGAAGCAATGGTGTTAATTTTATTTGGAAAATATGTAGGAACAGAAAAGGAAGCAGGGTGGCATTGGGCAAATCCTTTTTATACAAAGAAAAAGATATCTCTTAGATCTAGAAATGTTAATGGCGAAAAGATAAAGGTTAATGATGAGATGGGTAATCCAATAGAGATTGCTGCTGTAATTGTTTGGAGGGTTGAAAATACTGCTGAGGCATGCTTTGATGTAGATAACTATGTTGATTATGTCAATGTACAGAGTGAATCAGCTTTAAGGCACTTAGCAGGCATGTATCCTTATGATGTTGATGACGAGAATTCTCAGACATTATCATTAAGAGGCAGTTCTGATGAAGTGTCAGAAGCTTTAAAAAATGAATTACAGCAGAGACTTGGTAAAGCAGGAGTTATAGTTGAAGAGGCAAGAATTTCACATTTAGCGTATGCTCCTGAAATTGCAGCGGCAATGCTTCAAAGACAACAGGCAGCAGCGATAATAGCAGCTAGGCAAAAGATTGTTGAAGGTGCAGTTGGTATGGTACAAATGGCATTAAACAAACTAAACGAAGAATCAATCGTAGAACTTGATGAAGAAAGAAAGGCTGCTATGGTTAGCAATTTACTAGTTGTGTTATGTGGAGAAAGAAGCACTCAACCTATAATTAATACTGGAACTTTACACAACTAAAAGCTTGAAAAAGAAGTTTGTACGAACATAGTGCTTTTTCAAGCCTCAAAAACCACGAAGTGTTTTTTGCAGAGTGTTGAATTTGTAAAATAAATATGTGCCTTTTGGTGTCTATGGTTGGCGTGGAGGGTTAGCAGCTCGAAAATAAAGTTTGTGCAAACATGGTGCCTTTTCGAGCCTCAAAAACCACGAAGTGGTTTTTGCAGAGAGTGGCATTTGTGTACAACAAACATGTGCTTTTGGGATTGAGTTGCGAATATACACGAGATGTTGTTATTTATTTTATGCTTAGAGTTGACGTGGAGGGTTAGCAGCTCGAAAATAAAGTTTGTGCAAACATGGTGCCTTTTCGAGCCCCAAAAGCCACTATGTGGTTTTTGCAAAGAGTAGTATTTGTACAACAAACATGTGCCTTTTGGGATTGAGTTGCGAGTATACACGAGATGTTGTTATTTATTTTATGTCTATGGTTGGTGTGGAGGGTTAGCAGCTCGAAAATAAAGTTTGTGCAAACATGGTGCCTTTTCGAGCCTCAAAAACCACGAAGTGGTTTTTGCAGAGAGTAGTATTTGT
This region includes:
- a CDS encoding SPFH domain-containing protein; translation: MKEIVRKTMSGGLMLLISFAILILSVGVFVLGLYSDSGLFLIVGSLMFFIFIFILPGFFTIQPNEAMVLILFGKYVGTEKEAGWHWANPFYTKKKISLRSRNVNGEKIKVNDEMGNPIEIAAVIVWRVENTAEACFDVDNYVDYVNVQSESALRHLAGMYPYDVDDENSQTLSLRGSSDEVSEALKNELQQRLGKAGVIVEEARISHLAYAPEIAAAMLQRQQAAAIIAARQKIVEGAVGMVQMALNKLNEESIVELDEERKAAMVSNLLVVLCGERSTQPIINTGTLHN